Part of the Paenibacillus sp. JNUCC32 genome is shown below.
GACCAGTCAGAATAAGAACAGTGAACTAAATTTAGCCGTGAAAGGGCCGACCCTATTGTGAGCAAAGAAAAAATTATCCAAGCAGCCATTGAAGTATTCTCCGAGAATGGATACCACCGCGCAAGCATGGACGAGATTGCCGCTCGCGCCCAGGTTGCCAAGGGGACGCTGTACTACAACTTCCCGGGCAAATCCCAGCTCTTCAAGACGGTGGTGAAGCAGGGCTTTGAGGATATCATGCAGCGGACGGAAGCGGATCTGAATTCCTCGCTGCCGATGAAGGAGAAGATTGAGCGGACGATTCGCCATCATTTGGATTTGTTTCTTGAATCCCGACATTTCTCGCATATCGTATTCAATGAGATTTCGAACGGTATCGAGCAGGATGTCCTGGATGAGTTAAAGGAGCTTAAGAGGAATTATTTAAGCTTTCTGGCAAGCATGATTGAGGAAGGACAGTGTGAGGAGAACCTGTGCCGTGCCGTGGATCCCAACCTGGCCGCTGCCAGCATCGTCGGTACGCTGGAGAGCACTTGCAATTACTACTTGAATCATCAAGATCGGTATTCGCGCGAGGATCTGGAGCGGTTTGCATTCACGATGATTACCCAAGGCCTGTTTATATCGCTTGAATAAGCAAGGCCTTCTTTTTTTACATGCCTATAACTGACCAGTCAGTTCAAATTTGATGAGGAAAGCGAAGGTGTTAAGCATGGAATGGAATAAGAACGGTTTACTCCCGCTGGAATGGTTCCGCCAGATGCGGACGGAATCTCCGGTGGCGGCGATTGATGGTGGCGGAGCCTGGAACGTATTTAAATACGAGGATGTCAAAGCGGTCTTCACGAATTACGAAGTGTTCTCTTCCCAGGGCTCCTCATCCTCCGATGACCCTATTGAATCCAGTGTGCTGCGGCAGGATCCGCCGAAGCACCGCCAGCTGCGCAAGCTGGTATCCCATGCTTTTACGCCTCGCATGATCGAATCGCTCGCCCCCAAGATCCAGGAGATCACGACATCCCTATTGGACGAAGCCGAGAAGAAGGGGAAGATGGATATCGTGGCCGATCTCGCAAGTCCGTTACCGATCACGGTGATCGCGGAAATGCTCGGCGTATCGATGGAGTATCGGGAACGGTTCAAGGTCTGGTCGGATGCTCTGGTGGGCGACAATGCCGATGCCTATTTCCAATGCCAGCGCGAGATGAGCGAATACTTCTCCGAGATCGCAGAAGACCGTCGCCGGCATCCGCAGGACGATTTGATCACGAAGCTGGTCGAGGCCCGTATCGACAATGAACACCTGACCGAACTGGAGATTATCGGGTTCTGCATTCTCCTTCTCGTAGCCGGCAATGAAACGACGACCAACCTGATCTCATCGGCCGTGCTCGCCTTCGACAGCCTGCCGGAGGTCCGTGCAGCGGTGCTTGGAGATTCACAGCTGCTTCCTGGGGCCATTGAGGAAGTCTTCCGCTACTTCTCGCCCGTTCAGCTGATGTTCCGTAGCGTGAAGCAGGACACGGTGCTGCGGGGGCAGGAGCTGAAGCAGGGACAGTTCGTTTATATCTGGATGGCCTCGGCCAACCATGACGAGGATGTGTTTGATCAGCCGGACGTATTCAACATTCACCGGAATCCGAACCCTCACTTGGGTCTGGGCAGCGGCATCCACTACTGCATGGGCTCTCAGTTAGCCCGCATGGAGTCCCGAATCGCCCTCCAGACTTTGCTGGACCGTTACCCCGAATACCGCCGGGACCGCTCCGTAGGGCTGGCACGGATGGACAGCACGATGATGTTTGCGCTGAAAGAGCTGCCGGTCATTTTAAAATAGATAGGAAGAGAAGAAGAGTCGCTCCCGTTGGAGAGGGCTCTTTTTTAATATACGGCTTGAGTTTAGTGGAATCGAAAGAGGGTGAGAGCTCTCTTAGGAGGTAGGATGCGTATGGTATGTCCTTTAATTGGAAGCGGTACAATGTTAGAATGAACGTCATAAAGTCGAGTTTAAGGAGCGAAACAGCGCCATGAATATACAGATTGTATGCGTAGGCAAGTTGAAGGAGAAGTACCTGGTGCAGGGCATTGCGGAGTACAGCAAGCGTCTTGCGCCTTATGTGCGCCTGTCCGTGCACGAGGTGCCGGATGAGAAGGCGCCCGAGAACATGAGCGAAGCCGAGATGCGTCAAGTGCAGGAGAAGGAGGGCGCCGGCATTCTCGGCCACATCAAGCCGGACACCCATGTCATTGCCTTGGCGATCGGCGGCCAGCTGTGGTCCAGCGAGGACCTGGCGGCCCATATGGACAAGCTGGGCACGTACGGGACCAGCAACGTGGCTTTTGTCATCGGCGGCTCTAACGGCCTCTCCGAGGACGTCCTGAAGCGCGCCCAGACGAAGCTCAGCTTCGGTCGGATGACTCTTCCGCACCAGCTGATGCGTCTGGTGCTGGTGGAGCAGATTTACCGGGCGGTGAAGATTAATCGGGGGGAACCGTATCACAAGTAGGGCGCAAAGAAAATCTCGCTAATTGAAGCGTCAAAGAACAATTCAATATCCTTGACGCACGGGTGCAGAATTGCCCGATGAGTTTAATTTCTTTTATCAAAAAAGCAATGGAGAAATTGAAAACGACCGTTAGTTTCTCTCCAATAAATATGGATTACCGATAGAGAAACATATATATTTATGCTGAACTCATGTTGAAAGGAGACTGGGGATGACTGTAAAGTTTATCTTGAATTATACGGAAGGAGATTTCATCGAAAACATAGAAGTTCCAATTTATAAAGCGTATCGCAAGGGTACTTCTTTTCAACTTTACCATTTAAATCGCAACCCTGCTCTTATTGAACACAAAGAATTGTTGGTTATCGATGAAACGGGGATTGCACCAGAGAGTATGTTTAAAAGCGTTACAGAATTTTGTGAAACAATTATCCCCTATTTATTGAATAGGAAAAGTGAGTCACTATTTTTATTCGGGGAGTACTATGATGCAGAGAAAGATAAGATGATTGACATTGATGATATTGAGATTCCCTGTTTAATAGGTGGGGCTGCCACCTTACAAGAAGAAAAAAAGTAGTCTAGGACCTGCAGAGGTAGTCGCAGCGGAATCAGCTGGATGAATTGCTGCAATGGGTGCTTGGCTGGGAGCGGGCGTAACAGTGTAGGAACCCGAAGCATTCCGAAATCATATTCGTGAGGATGCCCAAAGAATTCTAAAACGCTACTGACATAACGTTGTCAGTAGCGTTTTTTTATATTGGACATGTAAATGTAAAGGAGATAGATAAGTAAAAAGTATGTTTTACAACGGCTGTGGGACACAGCCAAACCTATGATTAGGAAGGATGATAACTTGTGAATTTCGCTTCTGTACGCATCATTACGGACGACGTGGATCGTCTTGTTGAGTTCTATGAGAAAGTCATGGGGGTTTCGGCGGAGCGACCCGCGCCCGTATTTGCCGAACTCGCCTTGCCATCATGCACCCTTGCCATCGGCCACTCCCAGACGACGCAGCTATTCGGTGCCGATTCCGTAGTGGGCGCCAATAATCGCACGGTCATTATCGAGTTCCGGGTCGACGATGTCGAAGCCGAATATGTGCGCTTGAAGCCATTTATCGATCATTGGGTAAAGGAACCGACCATGATGCCGTGGGGGAACCGTTCTATGCTGTTCCGCGATCCCGATGGCAACCTTCTTAACCTCTTCGAGCCGGTGACCGAGGATGCGATTAAACGGTTTAGAGGTAGACATTGACGGGCCGTAAAGGATGGCCTTCAAACTTGCCGTTACAGACAACGCGTTGAGCCGTAAGTATAAGTAACGGCGAAAATTAGATGCAAATTGGTAACCGAATTAAAAATATCCCTGTATACGACACACGTTATAGTGTGTCTCGCATAACGGGAAAACGGCGATTGTACATGAAGATCATAGAGATGTATTCATGAATAAAGGGAGAGCGCTCCGTTGCAGTCCCATACGCACAGTCGTTTTGGAGAAGGCCATAGGAGAAGCGGAAGCAGATTCAATCTCAAACGGGGCTCAGCTTGTTTTAGACTGCTGAGCCCCGTCTGAAATCGAACGCTTTTGGGTGGTATCTTATTATGAAGGCTGAATGGAGCCGATCAGTTCATTCAATTCGGACTGTAATTGCAGGTGGAGTTTCTCTACAATCGAAAAATCGGTGGCCGCAACATAGTAGGCCTTAATTTGAGAATCGATGGCTTCGGCTTCGGCCAGATGGGAGGTGGCCTCTTTCATTTTTGCCGAATAGCGTGCTTTGATACCGGCTATTTCGGCAGCGTGGGCTTCATCTGTTCCAGGAGCTATAGTCCGTATATACATATCAAGGATCTCATCCCCGTCCCGATCTGGAAAGTATTCATGCGGAGCGGTACTGTCGAAGATGGCTGTTTGAAGCTTCGGGAATATCAACATATCCAAACTATTCGGATCAAAGCCGCAATGAAACACTTGCACATCGATTCCTTTCTGTTCGGCAGCGGAGGCAAGCTTTTTCAGCAGCGTCGATTTGCCGGATCCCGCCCTTCCTTTGATGAAAATCCGTCTTTCCAGCTGAGCGGTCAAGCTTTGAATAAAATCATAAGCCCCCCTCGGAGTCGCAGCTCCGAAAAATACGTGACGCGAAGTGGTTGACGTATCGCTTTCATGACCGGCGTATAATTCTTGAATCAATTCCAGCGCAATCTGGTCAGCCTTCGTGAAATCCATGTTATCGATATAAAATTTTTCCCACTCGTCATGAATCCGCAATGCTGCTGCGAACGTTTCATACGCATTGGAGTAGGCACTCTCAAGCTTGACTCTAAGATCTTCTATCGTGATGAAGTCTCCCGGTAAAATAAGGCTGTCATCAAACGCTTCCTCGAAATCGATAAAGACGATGTCACCGGCCCCGCTATCCGAAATCCCCTTGCAGACTCGCCCGTCGACAATACCAACCTTCAATTCCGTACAAATGATGCCATCCAGTTCGTCGGGACGGAGAGGGGAGTGGAAGCATTGCACATGGGAGCCTTTATCCAGCAGGCTATCCGCCAAGCTTTGCATGACCGTCGATTTCCCCGTGCCTTGGGGCCCCGTAAGGACAAAGATCTTGTTCAACCCATCAAATGCGGATGTATACAAGAAATGAGCCCCGCGCGCAGTGTTGCCGTGGGCAAAATAGTGAGATGATTTTAGTACCAACCTACACACTCCTTTGTGCCTATTCCGATTCGCAAAGTGTACAGAATAAGCATGATTGGGATAAGTGCCTATATATTTGTATATTCCGTGTTGTAACAAGTGGTGTTCGTCCTCTCCCATGTTTTTCGTTATCTGTTGACCGGGCTACAGAAGGTAAAAATCAAGCCTGCGATAAATGGGGAGATTTCACTTGCCCTAAGATGGATTTTCTGTTATTTTTGATAGTAACAAATTGTTATTAACAAAATGATACTAAGTTTGATTGGGCGTTTTCGCTCTGTAAACTCAGTGGAGAAGACGGAGGGGATGCAATTTGAAGAAGGTTGCGAGTGGCTGGAGCCTGTTCGAAATAGCGTGGTTGGCGCTGTTTACCTCGATTGCCGCCTTGTTTACGGTGATTTCAAAGGACTCTTTATTCGGATTTACCGTTTTTATTACCGGGGTGCTATGCGTGGTGCTTGCGGCGAAGGGCAACCTGATGAGCTATGTTTTCGGCATGTACAATACCGTCGGTTACGCTTATCTTGCCTACATTAACGGTTTGTTTGGAGAGGTCATGCTGAATTTGCTATTCTTCGTTCCAATGAACGTCATTGGCTTCTACATGTGGAAAAATAACCGCCAAGACGGCAAGCTGATCATGCGCCAAATGGAGCTTAGAGGCCTGCTTCTCGTTGGGGCCGTCTGTGTATTGGGCTGTTTGCTGCTGGGATATGGGCTTTCGTTCATCCCCGGACAGAACTCGCCTTACATCGATGCGACTACGACGGTGCTGTCCGTTGTAGCTACCTTCTTAATGGTCCGCAGATTCAAGGAACAATGGCTGGTCTATATTGTGTTGAATTTGTTTACGGTGCTGCTGTGGGCGATTCGATTGCTGGAGGGCAGCAGCGAAGGCATGCTGATGATCGTCATGTGGAGCGCGTACTTGGTCAATGCGGTATACGGGTATTACAATTGGAACAAAGGGGCCAAGGAGGTGGCGGCATGAAAACGCTCGGATTAACGCTAGGAAAGTTTGCCCCGCTGCATAAAGGCCATCAGTTCATGATCGAAACGGCGCTGCAAGAGGTCGATGAATTAATCGTGGTCATTTACGAGACGACGGTCACTCCGATCCCGCTTCATATCCGGGCGAATTGGATACGGCGACTATACCCGGCAGTCCGGGTCATCGAAGCTTGGGACGGACCGGACGGGTATTCGGATGACAGAGCGCATGAGATTCGGGAAGAACAGTATATACTCGGTTTACTGAACGGCGAGCAAGTCACGCATTTTTACTCGAGCGAGTTTTACGGCAGTCATATGAGTCTCGCTTTGGGCTCGGTCGACCGACGGGTCGATGAAGCCCGCGAGCGGGTTCCGATCTCTGCAACGATGATCCGTTCCGACCCATATAAGTACAGGGAGTTCATAAGTGATATCGTGTACCGGGACTTAATCACGAAGGTGGTATTTGTTGGGGCGATGTCGACGGGGAAGTCGACGATCACCGAAGCGCTGGCAAGACAGTATAACACGGACTACGCGAGCGAATACGGACGCGATTATTGGACCGAGCATCAGGTGGACCGCAGAATCGGCCTAGAGGCGTTCGATGAAATCGCAGTAGGTCATATCGAGCGCGAAGAGCAGGCTTTGCTTGCGGCGAACCGATTTCTGTTCGTTGATACCAATGCGATTACGACGTATATGTTCGCTATGGATTACCACGGCGAGGCACCGGAGCTATTGACCCGGATTGCTCTGGAGAATGCGCAGCGCTACGATCTGTTCTTCTTGTGCGACGACGATATTCCTTACGACGATACGTGGGATCGAAGCGGGGATCAGAAGCGGCATGTTTTTCATAAGCAGATCATCGCGGATTTGAAGGAGCGGCGCATTCCCTACATTACGCTGCGGGGAAGCCTGGAGGAACGCATGCGCAAAGTAGACGAGGTGCTGGCGAAGTTCGAGCCCTATCGAAACTATTTCGGGGAGCTGAACGGTTAGAATTGGATGCAGGCAGGGAGTAAAGTGAACCCATAACCACAGCTCATTTAGAATCAAAAAAAAAGGAGGCGCCCCCATTGGATTTGTTGGATCGGAACGGACTTACGGAACGCGAATTTTTGGAGCAGTACCGGGCAGGAGATTACGAGCGGCCTTCGGTGGCAGCCGATATGGTGATCTTCACGGTTACGAATGGGGTGGCTGACAGTTATCGCAAATTACCGGAAAAAGAGCTCCGCATCCTGCTCATCCGCCGGGGAGGTCACCCCTTCCTGGGGAAATGGGCGCTGCCTGGCGGCTTTGTCCAGCCGAGCGAGACGACTGAGCAGGCCGCTGCAAGGGAATTGCGTGAGGAAACCGGCGTGGACGACGTTTATTTGGAGCAGCTATATACGTTCAGCGATATCGGGCGGGATCCCCGAACCTGGGTGATGAGCTGCAGCTACATGGCGCTGATCAACAGTGATAAGTTGGAGCTTAGAGCGGGAGACGATGCGGCCGACGCCTCTTGGTTCAAGGTCTCCTATCGGCAGCTGCGGGAGCAGAAAGAGTTGATGGAGGACGGATACGTCAAGACGCTGGAGTATGAACTCAAGCTAAGCGGTGAAGAGGAGCTTTCGGCAGTCGTGGCCAGAACGTTGACGGTGAAGACGACATCGACTAGCACGGAGTATAAGATTGTATCGAATAACGGGTTGGCCTTCGACCATGCAAAGATTATAGCATGCGCGATCGAGCGGCTGCGGGGAAAAGTGAATGATACCGATATTGCGCTGCACTTAATGCCAAAGCTTTTTACCTTGACGGAACTGCAGCAGGTTTATGAGGTCATTATGGATAAAGAGCTATTGAAGGCGGCCTTCCGGCGCAAGGTAGCCGATCTCGTGGCGGAGACCGATCATTACACCGAAAATGCGGGACATCGACCATCCCGGTTGTATCGGAGAAAACTGGAGGACTAACGGATGATCTACAATCTCAATGAGCTAAGAAAAGCTTATAACGAAGGAAAAACGTTCAAGTATGTATTCTTTTGGGGCCATACGCCGCCTAAGGACGGGGGCGTCGACAAAAGCTGCTTCAGCCAGTGGTGGATGTGCTCGTTCACGGTAGAGGGGACGGAGTATTCCTGTGCCGAGCAGTTTATGATGGCCGAGAAGGCAAGGCTGTTCGGCGACAACGAAATGCTGGAGTCGATCCTTACGGCTAAGCATCCCAAGGAAATGAAGGCTTATGGGCGCGCGGTCCGTAACTTTGACAAGGATACTTGGGACAAGGAAGGCTACGGCATCGTCAAAAGAGCCAGCTTGGCCAAGTTTTCGCAGAATCCGGAGCTCGGCGATTATCTCAAGTCGACGAAGAACCGCATCCTCGTCGAAGCCAGCCCGCGGGACCGCATATGGGGGATCGGCATGGGCCAGTCCAATCCGGATGCGGAGAATCCCGTGAAATGGCGGGGGCGAAACCTGCTGGGGTTTGCGCTGACCGAAGCGCGGGACGAGTTGCTGCAGGTGAGTAAGACATCGTGATGGAGCAGTGAAAGGACGGTCTCCGTAAGATACATATGATTCTGGAGATAAAGGAGCACATGGTATGCTTAAACGGGTGTTAGGCAAAGAGGAAGATGTTATTCGGGCGTTCGCAAAAGAGATTGTTGACTCCATCGCAGATGGACGATATGAGGAAATTGCCCGAAACGTTGATGATATGCAGAATTGGGACGTTAAGCTATTAAAAGAGGTCATCGAGAGTTTTAAGGAAGATAATGAGTTGGAACAGATCGATAGGTTTGATGTAGCATGCACCTTTAGGCCTGTTTATAAAGATGGCAGTGTTTATCAACAAGAATCTTTCTATCACTTTAACGATGGAAGCGGAATTGCTTACGAATATGCATTGACGACCGATGGCGAACCTAATGATTTGACTTTGAGCGTTGAGTTTCACGTTGAAGGTGACTATTTGAAAGTCATTTTTGAGAGTGGGATTACTGTACTTTAATAACATCGTATTTAAGAACAACAAGGTACCAAATACGGCTACGAATATGCACAGCTATTTGTTGGCTGATGCATCCTGCCGCTTGCAGGATTGTTCCTGGTCTGAAGAAAAAGGCATAAGGATAAAGGTTATTGAAGCAGGCCATCTGCAAGTTTACAGAGGGCCTGCTTTTACTTATAGTCCAGAAATCAAGGTATCCTACCGTGCAAAAATCTAACGGAAGAACTCCATCCAAGGGGGAGAGAATTCATGAAGGGGCGCAATCAAAGAGATAAAGTATCCAGCGGTATTTCAAATGCGCGTTTAATAACTAACCCGGCAGCAAGCTTGGTTTCATCCGGTTTGTCCTGAAGGTGGATTAATTGTACGTTATTAACTGTCACAGGCAACTGGTGCATCACCCTAGCTTTAATCTCGTTGAACATTTCGGGACTGATGGTAGGAATGACTCGGCCAGTCATAAGCAGGCTGTCTGGATTGATAAATGTAATGATATTGGTAACGGCGATCGCGATGCCATCGACAATTTTTTCGTATAAACCAAGGAACTTAGGATCTCCTGTTCTTATGCCTTCTGCGAACTCCTCTAGTGTGCATTTGATGGAAACACTAAGTCCGCTGCTGGAAGCCAGCGTCGTTAAGCATCCGGATCTGCCGCAATGGCATGGATAGGCATCTTCTCCATAGAAGCCTTTATAATGCCCGAATTCACCTGCAACAAAGCTTGATCCTGCAATAATTTGTTTATCATGGACGATCGCGCCGCCTGTACCATAATCAAACTTGATGGTGATATTGTTATTGGAATCCTTCAAGCAGCCGTTCATATTCTCGTTGACAGAGAGAAGATTGACATCGTTCTCGATATACACGGGTATGTCATATTTGTCTTCAAGCAGCTGCTTGAGCGGCAGGCGATGAACGCCTATGCCGGGTGTCCGCAGAACGATGCCATGCTGAGAATCTACCAGGCCCTGCATACTGATTCCGATCCCTTTTACTTTGGAGGCGTTGGGCACCTGGGTGAGCAGCTCATCGATAACTTCATGCAACAGCTGCATCAGCACATCTATAGAACCATATTTGTTGATCGTGCGTTCAGCGGATGCGACAGCTTCTTGACGCAGGTTGAACACTTTTCCGCGAATGTATTTGCCGGCGAGCTCAAGCCCGATGGCATAAAAATGGCCGCTGTTGATATGAAGGCCGACTCTTTTCCTTCCGCTGCCTGCCTCCAAGTCCATAAGCTCCCCTGTCACGATTATTTTTTCCTTCAACAGGCGATTCACGATGTTGGTTACCGTTTGTCTGCTTAGTCCAGTCTTTTCCGCAAGCTCTACGCGAGAGATCGGCCCCTCTGAATAAATGAGAAAAAGAACCTTCTGCTGATTTATTGATTTTAATAACATATGGCTGGTTTGTTTAACCGAATCACTCACGATATGCATCCTCTTTCCAACAACGTTTTATATAATATAGATTCAAAACATTTGACAAATTAGGAACATACTTTGCTTCAAGTGTAGCATTAATACGAGGCGAATAAAAGTTGCAAGTTCGTTTAATTCAACTAACGTACATTTTTAAATTTCTTAAAAACGATGATAGATGGCGGTTTTATGCAGCATGATACAATCAGTACGGAAACTTTCAATCCAAAAACAATGAAAAAAACGCAGCCAATTGTATTGACATTGTGATAAAAAAGGATATTATATTTGTAAACTGATTTGATTAAATACAATAATTTGACGCCTAGAGGAGTAAGTAATGGTATGGATTGGATGGATCATTGCAATAGCAGCGATGACGGTGCTGACTTACATATGCTGGCTGCATGCAGTTATGTTACAACCTGGTAAAGCAGATGCACTTATTGTACTTGGCTATGTATCTAAAGACGGCCGAATACACCCGTTGCTTAAAGAAAGACTGGATGAAGCGTACAAACTATTTCGGCAGTATGGGCACAAATATATCATTGTATCGGGGGGAGCGGTTGGTTCACGTCGCTCGGAAGCGGAGCTGATGAAGAAGTACCTGATTGAGAAGGGCGTCCCAGCAAAAAGAGTGTTAGAAGAAGACAAGTCAAACAACACCGTTCAAAATTTAATCTTTAGCAAGCAATTGATGGAGCAGTACCAGCTAAAATCTTTTGTTATCATAACCAATTTATTTCATGTCCGCCGCACGAAGTATATTATGCATCGTCTTGGCATAAAGGGCGGATTCTGCGCCAATCGAAGCCTTAGAAGCATCGTGGGATTCCAGCTTAAATTAACATTTTTGGAGATTCGAGCATTTCGATTAACTCTCCCTATTATTAAGAGGGTCATCAATGATCAAAACGATTGACAAAAAGGTTGACAACTGGCCGTTTAATAATTAAAATGTAAGCGTTTCCAGAATATATGGGAGGTGAGGCTTAAAAGGCCAAAGCCAGTACTTATTTACAAATTATTTACCCTGATTTGATTGCTGATTAACAAATCATAGTTATGCTTAAATAGTTAATCCAATTTATTTATTAATTAACGGGGGAGCGAAATAATGTTTAATGGAAAAATGAGACGATTCATGAGCACGGGTGTTGCAGCGGCATTATCATTAGCCATGCTGGCTGGTTGCGGTGGAAACAGCGGAAAGAACGAGGCTAGTCCAAGTACAACTCCTGCTGGTTCGGATAAGCCGGGTGTATCTGCAGAAGTAGAAGTTTATGAGAATGGATTGCCGAAGAATGAGGAAGTAACGCTAAAGGTAGGCTTCTTTGTAGGAGGATATGGCCGGGAGTGGTTCGATTATGCAGTTGAATCGTTCACAGCCAAGTATCCAAATGTCAAAGTAGACATCACGGCTTCAGCTGATATGAAGACGATTCTTTCTACAAAAATCTCTGCGGGCAATGATAATGACATGTTTGATCTATTTAATACAGATCCAGCGGGGGGTATTGTGGGGCTCGCTGAAGCCGGCAAGCTTGAACCAATGGATGACATTTGGGAATACCCTCTTCCAGACGTGCCGGACAAAAAGGTCAAGGATCTTATGATGCCGGGCATGTACGAGTCAACGCAGCTGATCAATGGGAAAAGATATGAATTTACGACGGCGAGCAGCTTTGGCGGGTTGTTTTTTAATAAAAAGCTATTCGAAGAGCATGGCTGGAACCAAAACCCGAACACATGGGATGAATTTAAAGCACTTCTAGCAGACATTAAAGCGGACGGCATTGCTCCCATAACGTTCCCGGGTATTCATCCAAGCTACCATAACTGGGCTTTCGGAACAGCCAAAAATTTTGAGCTGGCTGATATCAATGGCCATGTGGATGAATTTATCGAAAATTATAGAACCTATGGTCTGCCGCAATACACAAATCCGGAGACAGTTGAAACCTGGCAGCGCATCTATGAGCTTGGGAAGCTGGGATATTTTGCAGAAGGACTTCCGGCATTGAACCATACGCAATCGCAAATGCAGGTTATTCAGGGACAAGCGGCGATGGTATCGACAGGGACTCATGTCGAGAATGAGATGAAGGAAGCAACACCCGAGGATTTCGATTGGGGCTTCATGGCTGTTCCTTTCAGAGACGACACAAATCAAACGCTTTGGATTCGAAGCGGAACTTCAAACTTCAACTATATCTGGGCAGCTAAGCCGGAGCTTAACAAAAAGTGGGCCAAAGAATTGATCACATGGATGGTTACGCTTGAAAATCAACAATTTGCTGCTGAAAAGGCAGGCGCTTTGCCAATGCGCAAGGATTTGACGGAAGACCCTGCCAGAACGGCTAACCTTTCCAGTTCCGCCCAATCTGTTCTGAAGTACATTGCGGATAATAATGCTCAAACTTATAAAGCAAGCCGGTCTATCAGTATTTCCGATCCGAATCTTGCTCAAGCGGAAAAATTATTGAATGAGAATATTGTTAAATTTGCTATGGGTATGCAGGATCCGAAACCGATTCTGGAGCAAGCCGAAGAGCTGCTGAAGAAAGCTGTAGAGGCTGAAAAGAAAAAATAAGACGTGATGGAGCGGGGAGGACTCATCTCCGCTCTTCCGTTTTAACTTCTGCGACCCTATAGGCTTCACATAGTACGTGTTCAAAAGTCGGATTTTCACGTCCAGTAAGATAGGAGTTGATCTTTCGTGTCTGATTTAACCGCTGTGAAGACACCAAGGCCCTCTGTGCTGCGCAAACTGGGTCTTGATAAAGCGAATACGCAGAAGTGGATATTTCTGTTCATAGCCATTGTGCCTCCCTTTGGCGGATATTTGCTTTTCACGTTGTTTCCGAACATCTTATCCGTTTATTATGCGCTGCTTAATTGGGACGGGTTTACGGATGCAACGTTTGTCGGGTTGTCCAATTTCGTCAACGCATTTCAAGATAAATACGTGTGGCGCGCGCTTACCCACAACTTGATTTTAATGATAACGGTGCCCTTCTTTGTTATTATCATCTCTTTGATACTTGCCTATTTAATTACAAATAAATCGTATAAAGAAAATAAGTTTTTGAAGATATTGTTTTTCTTTCCGAATGTTTTATCTACGGTCGTAGTCGCGCTCCTCTGGGCTTTTATTTATGACGGATCGTACGGTTTGCTGAATGGGCTTCTAAAGTTCATTGGCGTTGATACCGGTAATTTCTATTGGCTGGGCAATGAAAATACGGCG
Proteins encoded:
- a CDS encoding carbohydrate ABC transporter permease, encoding MSDLTAVKTPRPSVLRKLGLDKANTQKWIFLFIAIVPPFGGYLLFTLFPNILSVYYALLNWDGFTDATFVGLSNFVNAFQDKYVWRALTHNLILMITVPFFVIIISLILAYLITNKSYKENKFLKILFFFPNVLSTVVVALLWAFIYDGSYGLLNGLLKFIGVDTGNFYWLGNENTALASIIPAWVWGGVGLYVIIFANAMLAIPKSLYEAAILEGAGHMTRLFKITMPLVTPIIRVSALFLVVGTMKGFEIILIMTNGGPFGSTDVIGLYMFNLAFGVEYRNYGYASAVGMILFVILVTAKLLIDKFVPNKGYEY